A segment of the Micromonospora sediminicola genome:
GATGCCGACCACCGTCACGGTGAGGAAGAACAGGTCGGGCAGCGGCTGCCCGAGCAGGTGCGCCGCCGTGGGCGCGGCCGGCATGCCGAAGCCCAGCACCTCGGTCACCGGGTCGGCGTCGACCGGCTCGGCGACCGGCGTCGGACTGCGCGACAGCGCCACGGCCAGGCCGACCGTCGCGGCGAAGACCATCAGCTCCCCGGCGGCCAACCGCGCGAACGCGCCGCGCCGCCCGGCACGAAGACCCGGCAGGGTACGCGTGCGGTGCGCCGCGCCGATCAGCCCCAGCACCACCAGCGCGGCGAGTTTGCCCAGCACCAGCCACCCGTAGCGGGACTGCCACAACTGGTCCACCGCGCCGAGGCGTACCGCGGCGTTGGCCAGGCCGCTGACCGCGACGGCGACGAAGCAGGCCAGCGCGAGCCGGCTGTACCGCGCGGCGGCCCCGGGCAGGTGCCGGCTGCGCCGGATGCTCAGCAGCGCGGCCAGACCGCCGGCCCACAACGCCGCCGCGAGCACGTGCAGGGCGAGGCTCGACACGGCGATCTGGTGGTTGCCCGCCCCGGCCGCGTGCCCGGTCAGCGCCGGCGGCAGCAACCCGACCAGCGCGACCGCCGACGCGAGCGCCGCCGTGCCCCGGGACACGCCGACCCGGGCCGCCACCGCCGCCACCGCGGCCAGCCCCGCCTGCGCCAGCAACGAGCGGCCCTGCGCGATGTCGACGCCGAAGCTGACCACGCTCGCCGCACCGAGCCGGTCCAGTGGCACGCCGAGCAGGTCGGAGACGGTCAGCACCAGCAGCGTCAGGCTCGTCACGGCCCAGCCGGCCGCCGTCAGGCCGGCGCGGCGCAGCAGCAGCCAGCCGTGCGCGGACACGCTCGTCCCGTCGCCGGGCAGCAGGAACGCGGCGGTCACCGCGAAGCCGACGGTGAGGGTGGCGAGCGCGTCGGCGATCAGTCGCACCGGCGGCAGCGCCCAGGTGGTGACCGGGCCGGGATCGGGCAGGCCGGGGATCGCGGCGGCGAGCGCGCCGCCGAGGCGCAGCGCGAGCAGCAGCACGGCCACCGCCGCACCGGCCGCCACCAGTCCGACGAGCCACCCACCGGCCGCCGGGCCGGCTCGCCCCGGGCGGCCTGGCCCGGCCTGTTCCGGGCGGTCCGGCCCGGCCTGTTCCGGGCGGTCCGGCCCGGCCTGTTCCGGGCGGTCGGGCCCGGCCTGCTCCGGGTGGCCGGTGTCGGGCAGGGAACGGGGTGTCGGGGACGGCGTGGGCTGGTGCACGGTGCGGACCTGACTTCGGACGGGACGCCGGGTTCGGCCGGCGTCGTGGTTCAGGAGGCGCGGCGGCGTCGGAACAGCAGCAGGGCCGCGCCGGCCACGGCCACGACGACGACCACGCCGGCGGCGAGCAGGACGGCCGGCGGGCCGTCGTCACCGCCGGCCGCGGCGGACGCCGGACCCGCGGCGGTCGATGTCGGACCCGCGTCGCCGCCGGTCGTGGCAGCCGCCGGTGCCGGCACGGCCGCGGCCGCCGGGTCGGCGACGGTGAACCGGTACGAGCCCTGCACCGGGTGGCCGTCGGCGGAGACCACCCGGTAGGCGACGGTGTAGGTGCCGTTGGCCAGCGGCTCGTCGACGGAGATCGTCCCGGTGGGACCGTCGACGACGGGGGCGCCGGTGGGGACCTTCCGTTGGCCGGAGTCGCTGAGCACGATGGTGGTGAACTCCGGGTTGAGCTGCTGGAGGAACCGCAGCGTGACCGTCGTCGGCGC
Coding sequences within it:
- a CDS encoding cytochrome c oxidase assembly protein yields the protein MHQPTPSPTPRSLPDTGHPEQAGPDRPEQAGPDRPEQAGPDRPEQAGPGRPGRAGPAAGGWLVGLVAAGAAVAVLLLALRLGGALAAAIPGLPDPGPVTTWALPPVRLIADALATLTVGFAVTAAFLLPGDGTSVSAHGWLLLRRAGLTAAGWAVTSLTLLVLTVSDLLGVPLDRLGAASVVSFGVDIAQGRSLLAQAGLAAVAAVAARVGVSRGTAALASAVALVGLLPPALTGHAAGAGNHQIAVSSLALHVLAAALWAGGLAALLSIRRSRHLPGAAARYSRLALACFVAVAVSGLANAAVRLGAVDQLWQSRYGWLVLGKLAALVVLGLIGAAHRTRTLPGLRAGRRGAFARLAAGELMVFAATVGLAVALSRSPTPVAEPVDADPVTEVLGFGMPAAPTAAHLLGQPLPDLFFLTVTVVGIAAYLAGVRRLRRAGHHWPAARTASWVGGLLVLAAATGLGFARYAYVLFSAHMAQHMVLSMLVPILLVGGAPVTLALRALRRPADAQVRGAREWLLRALHSRLTRLLTHPVVALGIYTASLFGLYFSDLLGTLMRSHLGHLAMLGHFVVSGYLLFWVLIGVDPGRPRVPHPILVLIHLAAMMAHGFFGLALMQTTTVIAPDWYLGVHPEWASSPLADQKLGAGIAWAFGEIPAAVVMVLLVRQWIRADEREQRRLDRAADRAEVTGEDDELARYNAFLAATARRADRN
- a CDS encoding copper resistance CopC family protein, with translation MRTRSAAAFLAALLAAATLLLAPAAPAAAHNTLQAATPAQDARLTAAPTTVTLRFLQQLNPEFTTIVLSDSGQRKVPTGAPVVDGPTGTISVDEPLANGTYTVAYRVVSADGHPVQGSYRFTVADPAAAAVPAPAAATTGGDAGPTSTAAGPASAAAGGDDGPPAVLLAAGVVVVVAVAGAALLLFRRRRAS